In Egicoccus sp. AB-alg2, a single genomic region encodes these proteins:
- a CDS encoding dihydroorotate dehydrogenase, translating into MSPDVRRIDPADLAVVDERAIPQADVDTAVDLAGIALDNPITTASGCFASGVEIDRFYDVTELGAVVVKSITLEPREGLPTPRMAETPSGMLNAIGLQNPGIDGWLDRDLPWLQGRGAKVIASIAGKTVEEYREVARRLRRQAGVVGIEVNLSCPNVEHRGLVFACSPDESASVIAAVARETDVPVFAKLTSDVTDIVAVARSVVDAGADGLTLINTLLGMAIDPETGRPRLHNTYGGLSGPAIKPVAVRNVHQVHQAMPEVPIIGCGGVRTVADVIEFTRAGATAVAVGTANFVDPFAGQTLVNDLRTWLAQRGIASIAELRGKVTT; encoded by the coding sequence ATGAGCCCGGACGTACGCCGCATCGATCCGGCGGACCTCGCCGTCGTCGACGAACGTGCCATCCCGCAGGCGGACGTCGACACCGCCGTCGACCTGGCGGGGATCGCGCTGGACAACCCGATCACGACCGCGTCCGGCTGCTTCGCCTCCGGCGTGGAGATCGACCGCTTCTACGACGTGACCGAATTGGGTGCGGTCGTGGTCAAGTCGATCACGCTGGAGCCGCGGGAGGGACTGCCCACGCCGCGGATGGCGGAGACGCCGTCCGGCATGCTCAACGCGATCGGGTTGCAGAATCCCGGCATCGACGGCTGGCTCGACCGTGACCTGCCCTGGCTGCAGGGACGCGGCGCCAAGGTGATCGCCTCCATCGCCGGCAAGACCGTCGAGGAGTACCGCGAGGTGGCACGTCGGCTGCGCCGGCAGGCCGGCGTGGTCGGGATCGAGGTGAACCTCTCCTGCCCGAACGTCGAGCACCGCGGCCTGGTGTTCGCCTGCTCGCCGGACGAGTCCGCGTCCGTGATCGCGGCGGTGGCGCGCGAGACCGACGTCCCGGTCTTCGCCAAGCTGACCTCGGACGTGACCGACATCGTCGCGGTGGCGCGCTCGGTCGTCGACGCCGGCGCCGACGGGCTGACGCTGATCAACACCCTGCTGGGCATGGCCATCGACCCGGAGACCGGCCGGCCGCGCCTGCACAACACCTACGGCGGGCTGTCGGGTCCGGCGATCAAGCCGGTCGCGGTCCGAAACGTCCACCAGGTCCACCAGGCGATGCCCGAGGTCCCCATCATCGGGTGTGGTGGGGTGCGGACGGTTGCGGACGTGATCGAGTTCACGCGCGCCGGTGCGACGGCCGTCGCCGTGGGGACTGCCAACTTCGTCGACCCCTTCGCCGGCCAGACGCTGGTGAACGACCTGCGCACCTGGCTCGCGCAGCGGGGTATCGCGAGCATCGCCGAGCTCCGCGGGAAGGTGACCACGTGA
- a CDS encoding dihydroorotate dehydrogenase electron transfer subunit: MRRAGQVQGRAGTEFPVRAQCEVLARRREGAYWLLSFSSPEIAERARPGQFVDIAVSCQGALLRRPFSIARVSRQGIYAGTVDVVFDAHGPGTEWLTAVDAHDTIDVVGPLGTPFPLPQRRVSCLLIGGGYGAAPLFFLAEELVRKGLRVDMIVGAADEGRILNAIEAKRITASVTFTTEDGSLGERGRVTDVLEDVARQCRTGVVYACGPNPMLRAVSERCQELELPVQVAVEEHMACGIGVCFTCVMPVRTKDGQVRMKRSCIDGPVFNGARIAWDETRWAAQPDVLDEEPEPEPVARLTDAELWGDA; the protein is encoded by the coding sequence ATGAGACGGGCAGGACAGGTCCAGGGCCGTGCCGGCACGGAGTTCCCGGTGCGGGCCCAGTGCGAGGTGCTGGCGCGGCGGCGCGAGGGTGCCTACTGGCTGCTGTCGTTCTCCTCGCCCGAGATCGCCGAACGGGCCCGGCCGGGCCAGTTCGTCGACATCGCCGTCTCCTGCCAGGGCGCGCTGCTACGGCGGCCCTTCTCGATCGCGCGGGTGTCACGGCAGGGCATCTACGCCGGCACGGTCGACGTCGTGTTCGACGCCCACGGGCCGGGCACCGAATGGCTCACGGCCGTCGACGCGCACGACACCATCGACGTGGTCGGGCCGCTCGGCACGCCGTTCCCGCTGCCGCAGCGGCGCGTGTCGTGCCTCCTCATCGGCGGTGGCTACGGCGCCGCACCGCTGTTCTTCCTCGCCGAGGAACTCGTCCGCAAGGGCCTGCGGGTGGACATGATCGTGGGCGCCGCCGACGAGGGCCGGATCCTCAACGCCATCGAGGCCAAGCGCATCACCGCCAGCGTCACGTTCACGACCGAGGACGGCTCGCTGGGGGAGCGGGGCCGGGTCACCGACGTGCTCGAGGACGTCGCCCGGCAGTGCCGCACCGGCGTGGTCTACGCCTGCGGTCCGAACCCGATGCTGCGGGCCGTCTCCGAACGCTGCCAGGAACTCGAGCTGCCGGTCCAGGTCGCCGTCGAGGAGCACATGGCCTGCGGCATCGGCGTGTGCTTCACCTGCGTGATGCCGGTGAGGACCAAGGACGGGCAGGTTCGGATGAAGCGCAGCTGCATCGACGGTCCCGTCTTCAACGGTGCCCGCATCGCGTGGGACGAGACCCGCTGGGCCGCCCAGCCCGACGTGCTGGACGAGGAGCCGGAGCCTGAGCCGGTGGCGCGGCTGACCGACGCCGAGCTGTGGGGGGACGCATGA